Proteins encoded by one window of Vigna radiata var. radiata cultivar VC1973A chromosome 5, Vradiata_ver6, whole genome shotgun sequence:
- the LOC106759761 gene encoding cytochrome P450 71A1-like produces the protein MASIEWLQEQLTIAFLSSIWYPYFFFFLLAVXVLKLARRSKNKASFNLPPSPRKLPIIGNLHQIGTLPYRSFSSLSQKHGSLMWLQLGQTKTLVISSADLVREIIENHDITFSNRPQLTAARYMLYGCNNIGFLSYGESWKLKRKICSLELLGAKRVQPLHLIREQEVAELVKKIGKATLREASSVNLSELLLEVSDNIICKCALGQKVNSSRVKELARRLMIQFAAATVGDYFPLLSWVDFLTGKIQEFKALFEAFDIFLDELIEEHKQVQREADHRSTENDFVDILIQYQKNAMPDSELTNDDIKSIIMDLIIAGSDPTASTLQWAMAELMRNPTKLKKAQEEVRTIVGNKSKVEENDIKQMDYMKCVVKETQRLHPSAALLPPRETSSTLKLRGYDIPPKTMVYVNTWQIQRDPEVWERPEEFIPERHANNNVPLKGQFIPFGFGRRTCPGMSFGLANVEYILANLLYWFNWKLPTSHSSVQDIDMTETFRLVTFMKVPLHVKPLPFESSF, from the exons ATGGCTTCTATAGAATGGCTACAAGAACAACTTACCAtagcttttctttcttctatttggtatccatattttttcttctttcttcttgctGTTGNTGTGTTGAAGCTAGCAAGAAGATCAAAAAACAAAGCCAGTTTCAATCTGCCTCCATCACCAAGAAAGTTACCAATCATTGGCAATCTTCATCAGATAGGCACATTGCCATACCGTTCTTTCAGTTCCCTCTCACAAAAGCATGGTTCTCTGATGTGGTTGCAGTTGGGGCAGACTAAGACTTTGGTGATTTCATCAGCAGATTTGGTGAGGGAAATCATAGAAAATCATGACATAACCTTCTCAAACCGACCCCAACTCACAGCAGCCAGGTACATGCTGTACGGATGTAATAACATTGGTTTTTTATCCTATGGAGAAAGCTGgaaactgaaaagaaaaatatgttccCTTGAACTTCTCGGTGCCAAAAGGGTGCAGCCACTTCACCTCATCAGGGAACAAGAGGTTGCagaattggtaaaaaagataGGCAAAGCAACCTTGAGAGAAGCATCTTCTGTGAATCTAAGTGAGTTGCTTCTTGAAGTATCAGACAACATCATCTGTAAATGTGCTCTTGGACAGAAGGTCAATAGCAGCAGGGTCAAAGAGCTTGCAAGGAGGTTGATGATTCAATTTGCAGCTGCCACTGTGGGGGATTACTTTCCCTTGCTCAGTTGGGTTGATTTTCTGACTGGCAAAATTCAAGAATTCAAAGCCCTTTTTGAAGCATTTGATATCTTTTTAGATGAGTTAATTGAGGAGCATAAGCAGGTTCAGAGGGAAGCTGATCACCGCTCCACTGAAAACGACTTTGTGGATATCCTCATCCAATATCAGAAGAATGCCATGCCTGATTCTGAGCTCACCAATGATGACATCAAATCAATTATAATG GATTTGATTATAGCAGGAAGTGACCCAACTGCATCAACACTACAGTGGGCTATGGCAGAGCTGATGAGAAATCCAACGAAGCTGAAGAAAGCTCAGGAAGAGGTGAGAACAATTGTAGGGAATAAATCAAAAGTAGAAGAAAATGACATAAAGCAAATGGACTACATGAAATGTGTAGTGAAAGAAACTCAAAGGTTACATCCATCTGCTGCACTCTTGCCTCCTAGAGAGACATCATCTACATTGAAACTGAGAGGATATGATATTCCTCCCAAAACAATGGTATATGTGAATACATGGCAGATTCAGAGGGACCCTGAAGTTTGGGAAAGGCCTGAAGAGTTCATTCCAGAGAGACATGCTAATAACAATGTTCCTTTGAAAGGCCAATTTATTCCATTTGGTTTTGGGAGAAGGACATGCCCTGGAATGAGCTTTGGACTTGCTAATGTTGAGTATATACTGGCCAACCTTCTTTATTGGTTCAATTGGAAGCTACCTACATCTCATTCTTCTGTACAAGACATAGACATGACTGAGACATTTAGGCTTGTTACCTTCATGAAAGTGCCACTTCATGTCAAACCACTTCCCTTTGAATCAAGCTTCTAA